A genomic region of Cyprinus carpio isolate SPL01 chromosome B13, ASM1834038v1, whole genome shotgun sequence contains the following coding sequences:
- the LOC109091822 gene encoding BSD domain-containing protein 1 yields the protein MADGEGGWWGGWLTQSFQAVKDKSAEAYEFIKRDLTEFSSVVQHDTACSVVATASAIKSKLAVESSSEATEKVKKGISNFLGVITDTLAPPQDMTIDCDVITLVATPEGTTEVYDSSKARLYSLQADPATYCNEPDGPPQQFDAWLSSFTLEERKAEISEMLVNSPAIRALYTKMVPAAVAHSEFWQRYFYKVFQLEQEEARRVALKQRAEQTDHSESLGWEEEDEEGEFLGATSSSRLDFTPPVEEACVPSVTIEATPESSSPSQVVVSSSNVASDVTPSVSSDSVSFPTQIENQADSVTIRVTQPSPAADQVSQKLSEASLQETFPEERPSQTARDDVAQDLRVFELNSDSGKSTPSNNGKKGSSTDVSEDWEKDFDLDMTEEEVQMALSKIDATKELEDEDWENWE from the exons ATGGCAGACGG GGAAGGAGGATGGTGGGGAGGCTGGTTGACACAGAGCTTCCAGGCCGTCAAAGACAAG TCAGCTGAGGCATACGAGTTTATCAAACGGGACCTGACAGAATTCTCCAGCGTGGTCCAACATGACACGGCATGCTCCGTTGTGGCAACAGCGAGCGCCATTAAGAGCAAACTGGCA gtTGAAAGTTCATCAGAGGCCACTGAAAAGGTGAAGAAGGGCATTTCGAATTTTCTGGGCGTGATCACAGACACTTTGGCCCCTCCCCAAGACATGACCATCGACTGTGATGTCATCACGCTGGTAGCCACTCCGGAAGGCACAACAGAGGTGTATGACAGCAGCAAG GCTCGACTCTACAGTCTTCAAGCAGACCCTGCTACATACTGCAATGAGCCTGACG GCCCTCCACAGCAGTTTGATGCCTGGTTGTCCAGTTTCACACTGGAAGAGAGGAAAGCAGAGATCTCTGAAATGCTGGTCAACAGCCCCGCCATAAGAGCTCTTTATACTAAAATG GTGCCGGCAGCAGTGGCTCATTCAGAGTTCTGGCAGCGGTACTTCTATAAAGTGTTCCAGCTGGAGCAG gaggAGGCCAGGAGAGTAGCGCTGaagcagagagcagagcagacggatCATTCTGAGAGTCTTGGTTGGGAGGAAGAGGACGAAGAAG gtgAGTTTCTCGGGGCTACATCGTCTTCTCGCTTAGATTTCACTCCACCTGTCGAAGAGGCATGTGTCCCTTCGGTAACAATAGAGGCCACCCCTGAAAGCTCCTCACCCTCTCAAGTGGTGGTTTCCAGCAGCAACGTAGCATCTGACGTCACTCCCTCTGTAAGCAGCGACAGCGTCAGCTTCCCCACCCAGATCGAGAATCAAGCAGACTCTGTCACCATCAGAGTCACGCAGCCATCGCCCGCTGCAGACCAGGTCTCTCAGAAACTCTCAGAGGCCAGTCTACAGGAGACATTCCCAGAGGAGCGACCCTCACAGACCGCCAGAGACGACGTAGCTCAAGACCTCCGAGTGTTTGAGCTCAACTCAGACAGCGGCAAATCCACACCCTCCAATAATGGCAAGAAAG GTTCGAGTACAGATGTCAGTGAAGACTGGGAGAAGGATTTCGATCTGGATATGACAGAAGAAGAGGTTCAGATGGCTTTGTCTAAAATCGACGCAACAAAAGAG TTGGAAGATGAGGACTGGGAGAACTGGGAGTGA